A genomic region of Capra hircus breed San Clemente chromosome 19, ASM170441v1, whole genome shotgun sequence contains the following coding sequences:
- the ARHGDIA gene encoding rho GDP-dissociation inhibitor 1 has protein sequence MAEQEPTAEQLAQIAAENEEDEHSVNYKPPAQKSIQEIQELDKDDESLRKYKEALLGRVAVSADPNVPNVVVTRLTLVCSTAPGPLELDLTGDLESFKKQSFVLKEGVEYRIKISFRVNREIVSGMKYIQHTYRKGVKIDKTDYMVGSYGPRAEEYEFLTPMEEAPKGMLARGSYNIKSRFTDDDRTDHLSWEWNLTIKKEWKD, from the exons ATGGCTGAGCAGGAGCCCACAGCCGAGCAGCTGGCACAGATTGCGGCAGAGAACGAGGAGGACGAGCACTCGGTCAACTATAAGCCCCCGGCCCAGAAGAGCATCCAGGAGATCCAGGAGCTGGACAAGGACGACGAGAGTCTGCGCAAATACAAGGAGGCCCTCCTGGGCCGCGTGGCTGTGTCTGCCG ACCCCAATGTCCCCAATGTTGTGGTGACCCGACTGACCCTGGTGTGTAGCACTGCCCCGGGCCCCCTGGAGCTGGACCTGACAG GTGATCTGGAGAGCTTCAAGAAGCAGTCTTTTGTGCTGAAGGAGGGTGTGGAATATCGGATAAAAATCTCCTTCCGG GTGAACCGAGAGATTGTGTCCGGCATGAAGTACATCCAGCACACATACAGGAAAGGCGTGAAGA TTGACAAGACTGACTACATGGTGGGGAGCTATGGGCCCCGGGCGGAGGAGTATGAGTTCCTGACGCCCATGGAGGAGGCGCCCAAGGGCATGCTGGCTCGAGGCAGCTACAACATCAAGTCCCGCTTCACAGACGACGACAGGACTGACCACCTGTCCTGGGAATGGAACCTCACCATCAAGAAGGAGTGGAAGGACTGA